The following proteins are encoded in a genomic region of Candidatus Methanomethylophilaceae archaeon:
- a CDS encoding AMP-binding protein, whose amino-acid sequence MPRKNITSDERLGDLIEKCAREHPDNDAIVYVDRELRLSWTQWNAEVDLVAKGLMGMGVKKGEKVAIWATNVPDWITLMFATAKIGAILLTINTNYRRAELDYVLKQSDMEYLFLIDGVRDVDYVDTVYDLIPELRKQPRETFHSETYPYLKKVVFLGPQKHRGMYTMNEVKSLAVSVSDSEYQERKDSVDVHDVTMMQYTSGTTGFPKGVMLTHFNIANDGYWLGANMNYCSDDRLCINVPLFHCFGCVLGVMACINHCVTMVFCEVFDPVKVMTSIETERCTSVYGVPTMYINILNHKLFNKFDFSSLRTGIMAGSPCPIKAMEQVVDKMNMKEITIVYGLTEASPGMTQTTYDEPSMEKKCSSVGKKLQGIDTVILDPETYEPCPDGVIGEFCCKGYNVMKGYYKMPEETAKVIDKNGYLHSGDLGYRDSDGYFYVTGRIKDMIIRGGENVYPKEIEDFLYHCPGIRDVQVVGVPSQKYGEQVGAFIIKEPGSDLTEQDVFDYCKGQIAWYKSPKFVQFVDAFPENAAGKIKKYKLREMAHEIWPDA is encoded by the coding sequence ATCCCAAGAAAGAACATAACCAGCGATGAAAGGCTGGGTGATCTCATCGAGAAATGCGCTCGCGAGCATCCCGACAACGATGCGATCGTCTACGTCGACAGAGAGCTGAGGCTTTCATGGACCCAATGGAACGCGGAAGTCGACCTGGTCGCCAAAGGCCTCATGGGCATGGGCGTGAAAAAGGGGGAAAAAGTGGCGATATGGGCCACCAACGTCCCCGACTGGATCACCCTCATGTTCGCCACCGCCAAGATAGGCGCGATACTTCTCACCATCAACACCAATTACAGGAGAGCTGAGCTCGATTACGTCCTCAAGCAGTCCGACATGGAATACCTGTTCCTCATCGACGGAGTCAGGGACGTGGACTACGTCGACACAGTATACGATCTCATCCCGGAGCTGAGGAAACAGCCGAGAGAGACCTTCCACAGCGAGACCTACCCGTACCTCAAGAAAGTCGTGTTCCTCGGGCCCCAGAAGCACCGCGGGATGTACACGATGAATGAGGTGAAATCACTGGCCGTGAGCGTCAGCGACAGCGAGTATCAGGAGAGGAAGGATTCCGTCGATGTGCACGACGTCACTATGATGCAGTACACGTCCGGAACCACGGGATTCCCCAAGGGAGTCATGCTCACCCACTTCAACATCGCCAACGATGGATACTGGCTCGGCGCGAACATGAACTATTGCTCGGACGACCGCCTGTGCATCAACGTCCCGCTGTTCCATTGCTTCGGATGCGTGCTCGGAGTCATGGCGTGCATAAACCACTGCGTCACCATGGTCTTCTGCGAGGTGTTCGACCCGGTGAAGGTGATGACGTCCATCGAGACCGAGCGCTGCACCTCCGTGTACGGCGTCCCCACGATGTACATCAACATCCTGAACCACAAGCTGTTCAATAAATTCGATTTCTCATCCCTCAGAACCGGGATAATGGCCGGATCTCCATGCCCGATCAAAGCTATGGAACAGGTTGTCGACAAGATGAACATGAAGGAGATCACTATAGTCTACGGCCTGACCGAAGCTTCCCCGGGAATGACGCAGACGACCTACGACGAGCCTTCGATGGAGAAGAAATGCTCCTCCGTCGGGAAGAAGCTTCAGGGAATCGACACGGTCATCCTCGATCCAGAGACCTACGAGCCCTGCCCGGACGGCGTGATCGGCGAGTTCTGCTGCAAAGGCTACAACGTCATGAAAGGGTACTACAAGATGCCCGAGGAGACCGCCAAAGTCATCGACAAGAACGGATACCTCCATTCCGGAGATCTGGGATACAGGGATTCGGACGGATACTTCTATGTTACAGGAAGGATAAAGGACATGATCATCCGCGGCGGGGAAAACGTCTACCCCAAAGAGATAGAGGATTTCCTCTACCACTGCCCCGGGATCAGGGATGTGCAGGTCGTCGGAGTCCCCAGCCAGAAATATGGCGAGCAGGTCGGAGCATTCATCATAAAGGAGCCTGGATCCGATCTTACCGAGCAGGACGTCTTCGACTACTGCAAAGGCCAGATCGCCTGGTACAAATCCCCGAAGTTCGTCCAGTTCGTGGATGCGTTCCCGGAGAACGCCGCCGGAAAGATCAAGAAATACAAGCTCCGCGAGATGGCCCACGAAATCTGGCCGGATGCTTGA
- a CDS encoding ABC transporter ATP-binding protein, with protein MGSISDLKKDMKEALMGDDDSDADNIGDVTIEMKDVTFGYRSGETIIRDINLKIDRPGLYCVIGPNGVGKSTLIKCMSKIENLTSGDILINGRSIKTMRHKDVAKFIGYVPVVSKDVFSMSVLETILIGCQNRRSGDSEESKMMAVYKVMVLLNIQDLSEKLFSELSAGQHQKVAIARGLVQKPKVLILDEPTANLDVKYQVYVVELLRALAESEGMIVIMISHDLNISAKYAHEVVMMSPPGVIYKVGTPEEVITKENIEEVYGVHCKVIEDEGAPVVILGQSMMDEFGNID; from the coding sequence ATGGGAAGCATCTCAGATCTGAAAAAGGACATGAAAGAGGCGCTGATGGGCGATGACGATTCTGATGCCGACAACATCGGGGACGTCACGATTGAGATGAAAGACGTCACATTCGGATACCGCTCCGGAGAGACGATCATCAGAGACATCAACCTGAAGATAGACCGCCCAGGCCTCTACTGCGTAATAGGGCCTAACGGGGTAGGAAAATCCACCCTCATCAAATGCATGAGCAAAATCGAAAACCTGACTTCCGGTGACATACTGATCAACGGACGCAGCATCAAGACAATGAGACACAAGGACGTCGCCAAATTCATTGGCTATGTGCCCGTCGTCTCCAAAGACGTCTTTTCGATGTCCGTCCTGGAGACCATCCTCATCGGATGCCAAAACCGCAGATCAGGAGATTCGGAAGAATCGAAGATGATGGCGGTTTACAAAGTGATGGTCCTGCTGAATATACAGGACCTGAGCGAGAAACTGTTCAGCGAGCTCTCTGCTGGTCAGCACCAAAAGGTCGCCATTGCGAGAGGGCTCGTCCAGAAGCCGAAAGTTCTGATCCTCGACGAGCCGACCGCCAATCTTGACGTGAAATACCAGGTCTACGTGGTCGAGCTTCTGAGGGCTCTGGCGGAGAGCGAGGGGATGATCGTGATAATGATCAGCCATGACCTGAATATCTCCGCGAAATATGCGCATGAAGTGGTGATGATGTCTCCCCCGGGAGTCATTTACAAAGTGGGAACACCCGAAGAAGTCATCACAAAAGAGAATATAGAAGAAGTCTACGGTGTGCATTGCAAAGTCATAGAGGACGAAGGGGCCCCGGTAGTCATATTGGGCCAATCCATGATGGACGAATTCGGCAATATAGACTGA
- a CDS encoding MATE family efflux transporter: protein MGKNPPKAIRVMAIPLIFAFLLSSVQIYIDSFWCAGLGPDANSAITLAGPVYWVLLDIGAGLGVGASTAISRSLGAKDYGRSDSLASQSLVLIALVSVCLSILLYACSRSMISFMSGGENVDLSMEYLMPFLLFSPFLTLNGVILGMLRSEGEARKSSGLSIAASLINIVLDPILIYVLGLGLLGASLATAISFIATTAVGLYWYSSGKMFIKPKLRGFRFIREQIWDICKVGIPHSLELALIPLMMMPQNALVVKVGGTDGMITYSLPYRYITLAMVPVQAIAASMIPVVSYAIGMRNNDNVMAGIRYALKASIIISLALTVVLIVLAEPFSYAFTYSDDMARFRSEIAMVIRIYALALLSICLTHLCSSILQALCFSQLATITMFIREILFILFYYVSTFFSMTAIYWSLDAAEYLGLAMMLLCVWYALKKKYPDDRLFGKPRPAGARRMGIVRWSGINCVIMPLRFDLRSC from the coding sequence ATGGGGAAGAATCCGCCGAAGGCGATCAGGGTAATGGCTATCCCTCTGATCTTCGCCTTCCTTCTGTCGAGCGTCCAGATTTACATAGATTCGTTCTGGTGCGCCGGGCTCGGCCCTGACGCCAACTCCGCCATCACATTGGCTGGACCGGTATATTGGGTGCTCCTTGACATAGGCGCCGGCCTTGGAGTGGGAGCCTCTACCGCGATATCCAGATCTCTGGGAGCTAAGGACTATGGCCGCTCCGACAGCCTCGCATCCCAGTCCCTGGTGCTTATAGCCTTGGTTTCGGTATGCCTCTCCATCCTGCTGTACGCATGCTCCCGCAGCATGATTTCGTTCATGAGCGGAGGAGAGAACGTAGACCTCAGCATGGAATACCTGATGCCTTTCCTCCTGTTCAGCCCGTTCCTGACTCTCAACGGAGTTATACTGGGGATGCTCAGGTCCGAAGGCGAGGCGAGGAAATCCTCCGGCCTCTCCATTGCTGCATCCCTGATCAACATCGTCCTCGATCCGATACTCATCTATGTCTTAGGCTTGGGGCTTCTGGGAGCGTCTCTCGCCACCGCGATTTCCTTCATCGCGACTACCGCGGTGGGTCTGTATTGGTATTCGTCAGGAAAGATGTTCATCAAACCGAAGCTCAGAGGATTCAGATTCATCAGAGAGCAGATATGGGACATCTGCAAAGTCGGCATCCCCCACTCCCTGGAACTGGCGCTGATTCCGCTAATGATGATGCCTCAGAATGCTTTGGTAGTGAAGGTCGGCGGCACGGACGGCATGATCACGTACAGCCTTCCGTATCGCTACATCACGCTGGCCATGGTCCCGGTACAAGCCATCGCGGCTTCCATGATCCCCGTGGTCTCCTACGCCATCGGAATGAGGAACAACGACAACGTCATGGCCGGGATCAGATATGCCCTCAAAGCTTCCATCATAATCTCGCTGGCGCTGACCGTGGTGCTCATCGTTCTGGCGGAACCGTTCTCGTACGCATTCACCTATTCCGATGATATGGCCAGATTCAGATCGGAGATAGCTATGGTCATCAGGATTTATGCCCTAGCCTTGCTTTCCATTTGCCTGACGCATCTTTGCTCTTCGATCCTTCAGGCACTGTGCTTCTCGCAGCTGGCCACCATCACCATGTTCATACGCGAGATCCTGTTCATCCTGTTCTACTACGTATCCACATTCTTCAGCATGACCGCTATCTATTGGTCTTTGGATGCCGCCGAATATTTGGGCCTGGCGATGATGCTGCTCTGCGTCTGGTATGCCCTGAAGAAAAAATACCCCGATGATCGGCTGTTCGGAAAGCCGAGGCCGGCTGGCGCGCGACGAATGGGGATTGTGAGATGGTCCGGCATAAACTGTGTTATAATGCCATTGCGCTTCGATCTGAGAAGCTGTTAA
- a CDS encoding AMP-binding protein, whose protein sequence is MRNVNLRYVKETYDENGLLTHMDIDCPDSFNFAYDIVDDIAINDPDRKAMIWVDDFGNEKIFTFADIKRLSDKTCNYFAAKGIKKGDFVLLVLKDSYQFWYIITALHKMGAIPVPATFMLKPHDIDYRIKAAGIKAAVVTVLTDAADSFDAAESTKELACKFIVGGQREGWLDFDSEVETYSDVWERVPTHKTDKFLMYFTSGTSDNPKMAVHDQTYPLGHTLLGKHWHQVDPDGIHWTVADTGWAKTAWGRIYSVWIMEGCTFVYEFDRFDPHRILGMIEKYRITTFCCPPTMFRLYLNAGVEGYDLSSLKNCCIAGEALNPDTYNKWYEATGLRLMEAFGQTESSVIVGTLKGMIPKPGSMGKPSPQYRVEIIDDDGNPCDVGEEGEIVVSIEPRVPGIFKEYYKDPEKTAQTLRGGWHHTGDVAWKDEDGYFWYSGRNDDIIKSSGYRISPFEVESCVLEHPAVLECAVTSVPDPVRGNLVKATIVLRDKYQPSDELKKEIQDYVKHNTAPYKYPRVIDFVSELPKSISGKIKRVDIRRKDHGKHV, encoded by the coding sequence ATGAGAAACGTCAACCTCAGATACGTCAAGGAGACCTACGATGAAAACGGTCTTCTGACGCACATGGACATAGACTGTCCGGACAGCTTCAATTTTGCCTATGACATAGTTGATGACATCGCCATCAACGACCCGGACAGGAAGGCCATGATTTGGGTGGACGATTTCGGAAACGAGAAGATATTCACCTTTGCGGACATAAAAAGGCTCAGCGACAAAACCTGCAATTATTTCGCGGCCAAAGGAATAAAGAAAGGCGATTTCGTTCTCTTGGTCCTCAAGGACAGCTATCAGTTCTGGTACATCATCACCGCCCTCCATAAGATGGGCGCCATACCGGTCCCGGCGACCTTCATGCTCAAACCCCATGACATAGACTACCGCATCAAAGCGGCCGGAATCAAAGCAGCCGTGGTCACGGTTCTGACCGATGCCGCCGATTCCTTCGATGCGGCGGAATCCACTAAAGAACTGGCATGCAAATTCATAGTCGGAGGCCAGAGGGAGGGATGGCTTGATTTCGATTCAGAGGTGGAAACCTATTCCGATGTATGGGAGCGCGTCCCCACCCATAAGACCGACAAGTTCCTCATGTATTTCACATCGGGTACCTCGGACAACCCGAAGATGGCGGTCCACGACCAGACGTATCCGCTCGGCCATACCCTTCTGGGGAAGCACTGGCACCAGGTCGATCCCGACGGCATCCATTGGACGGTCGCCGACACAGGGTGGGCAAAGACCGCTTGGGGACGCATCTATTCGGTCTGGATTATGGAAGGGTGCACCTTCGTCTACGAGTTCGATAGGTTCGATCCCCACAGAATCCTCGGCATGATCGAGAAATACAGGATCACGACGTTCTGCTGTCCGCCAACGATGTTCAGGCTCTATCTGAACGCTGGCGTCGAAGGCTATGATCTGTCTTCGCTGAAGAACTGCTGCATAGCAGGCGAAGCTCTGAATCCGGACACATACAACAAATGGTACGAGGCGACCGGCCTGAGGCTGATGGAAGCGTTCGGGCAGACCGAATCGTCCGTCATCGTCGGCACTCTCAAAGGAATGATCCCCAAGCCTGGGTCCATGGGAAAGCCTTCGCCGCAGTATCGCGTGGAGATCATCGATGACGACGGCAATCCATGCGATGTCGGCGAGGAGGGGGAGATAGTCGTCAGCATCGAGCCCAGAGTCCCCGGGATATTCAAAGAATATTACAAAGACCCGGAGAAGACCGCGCAGACGCTCCGCGGCGGGTGGCACCACACAGGCGACGTGGCATGGAAGGACGAGGACGGTTATTTCTGGTATTCCGGCAGGAACGACGATATAATCAAATCCTCCGGATACAGGATCAGCCCCTTCGAGGTCGAGAGCTGCGTGCTGGAGCATCCCGCAGTCCTAGAATGCGCCGTGACTTCTGTCCCAGACCCGGTGAGAGGCAACCTCGTCAAAGCCACGATCGTTCTGAGGGACAAGTACCAGCCATCCGACGAGCTCAAAAAAGAGATCCAGGATTACGTGAAGCATAACACCGCTCCCTACAAGTATCCGAGGGTCATCGATTTTGTTTCCGAACTCCCGAAATCCATCAGCGGAAAGATCAAGAGGGTCGATATTCGCAGGAAAGACCACGGAAAGCACGTCTGA
- a CDS encoding pyridoxamine 5'-phosphate oxidase family protein, which yields MSSFEELCKALEEMDPITFNQKFNQLSVSVLDDLSIINADGMDAYTDYLSFVLAAVAADGELSEKEFVVIKPLFDKSAGKDVSYEEAVQMFKDMGLDKPDNVKNAADLMVDIIELVSPETKDKIVMLCLMICAIDGKVTDDEKKWIAQLIEPLEPPTPMELIDSYLDEAGAFVLATNRDGQPRMRVLGFKTVLDGKIYFGIGTFKDVYAQIQKNPNCEILAFNGEEFVRWDGKAVFCDDKRLSMAFGSALPEIASMYLKNNLEIAFFTLEGGSAEIVGVTDKTVLF from the coding sequence ATGAGCAGTTTTGAAGAGCTCTGCAAAGCATTGGAAGAGATGGATCCCATCACTTTCAACCAGAAATTCAATCAGCTTTCCGTCAGCGTCCTCGATGACCTCAGCATCATCAACGCCGATGGTATGGACGCTTACACCGATTACCTCAGTTTCGTTCTTGCCGCGGTCGCCGCCGATGGGGAGCTCTCCGAGAAAGAGTTCGTCGTCATAAAGCCTCTCTTCGACAAATCCGCCGGGAAAGATGTCAGCTACGAGGAAGCGGTCCAAATGTTCAAGGACATGGGCCTCGACAAGCCTGACAATGTGAAGAACGCCGCCGATCTTATGGTCGATATCATCGAGCTCGTCTCTCCCGAGACCAAGGATAAGATCGTCATGCTCTGCCTGATGATCTGCGCCATAGACGGCAAAGTCACGGACGACGAGAAGAAATGGATAGCCCAGCTCATCGAGCCTCTTGAGCCGCCAACCCCCATGGAGCTCATCGACAGCTATCTCGATGAGGCAGGGGCCTTCGTCCTCGCCACCAACCGCGACGGCCAGCCCAGGATGAGGGTGCTCGGATTCAAGACTGTTCTTGACGGCAAGATCTACTTCGGAATCGGGACCTTCAAAGATGTGTACGCCCAGATCCAGAAGAATCCCAACTGCGAGATTCTCGCTTTCAACGGGGAGGAATTCGTCCGCTGGGATGGGAAAGCCGTGTTCTGCGACGACAAGAGGCTCTCCATGGCCTTCGGATCCGCTCTGCCCGAAATCGCCAGCATGTACCTCAAGAACAACCTTGAGATCGCGTTCTTCACCCTCGAGGGCGGCAGCGCGGAAATCGTTGGCGTCACCGACAAGACCGTTCTCTTCTGA
- a CDS encoding cupin domain-containing protein, with the protein MAENKLGKRVSKYREQLELSQEQLAINSGLDLALIKDIEEGRTYPPVGQLIKISRALGQRLGTFMDDQFQPDPIVVRKSGRESEASSRSDFGDYQYFPLGKGKTDRHMEPLFIKMEEEKIQEMSIHEGEEFIIVVSGKVLLRYGKEERILEEGDSAYYNSVVPHYVGCIGGPASIYAVLYTPI; encoded by the coding sequence ATGGCCGAAAACAAGCTTGGTAAGAGAGTAAGCAAGTACAGGGAACAGCTCGAACTGTCGCAGGAACAGCTCGCAATCAACTCTGGACTTGATCTCGCTCTAATCAAGGACATAGAGGAGGGACGCACGTACCCGCCGGTCGGCCAGCTCATCAAGATCTCCCGCGCTCTGGGCCAAAGGCTCGGCACATTCATGGACGACCAGTTCCAACCGGACCCCATAGTCGTGAGGAAATCCGGCAGAGAATCCGAGGCATCCTCCAGAAGCGATTTCGGGGATTACCAGTATTTCCCGCTGGGAAAGGGGAAGACCGACAGGCATATGGAGCCCCTCTTCATAAAAATGGAAGAGGAGAAGATCCAGGAGATGTCCATCCACGAAGGCGAAGAATTCATAATCGTCGTCTCCGGCAAGGTGCTTCTGAGATACGGCAAGGAAGAGAGGATCCTCGAGGAGGGCGACAGCGCCTATTACAACTCGGTGGTCCCCCACTACGTCGGCTGCATCGGCGGGCCCGCGTCCATATATGCGGTCCTGTACACGCCCATATGA
- a CDS encoding class I SAM-dependent methyltransferase, with product MKILDIGTGPGFFTINLTKMGHKAIGIDVTKEMVQVAEENAQEQGVECEFRVMNANSLDFPDNTFDLIINRVVTWTLPDTYECYREWRRVLAPNGRILVFDANHYANLFDEEKARTMRSAMREHVKAGLEPFTDHYDFHVRWTYWENCPMIGTPRPEWDRNMMFKLRFVDIIVDDNLFPDKDYDRGTSGPMFMVRAEKPNPDQENECIVNEYWNGIAGVVSGRASIMLSNGKAQTCAEEIAKRIPAGSKVLDLGTGSGNVAIPLSKMGYSVVGADRAFGMIEMAEITAEECGAPAEFAVADAYDLPFDDGSFDAVVMRNVVWNLFKPGKALKEAARVLKKGGKLIILDGNWQANIAKWKGSGSDPEIFPNYKSRDLGLGAYDVIEKYYAKLPLNSVSRPAWDKDVLGRCMALEECSPFEDPMITDDLKPVLGKGFILVFKK from the coding sequence TTGAAAATTCTGGACATAGGGACGGGACCCGGATTCTTCACGATAAACCTAACCAAAATGGGCCACAAGGCCATCGGAATCGATGTGACCAAAGAGATGGTCCAAGTAGCTGAGGAGAACGCTCAGGAGCAGGGCGTAGAGTGCGAGTTCCGCGTCATGAACGCCAACAGCCTCGATTTCCCCGACAACACATTCGACCTGATCATCAACAGGGTGGTCACATGGACGCTGCCCGACACGTACGAATGCTACAGGGAATGGAGAAGAGTGCTGGCGCCCAACGGCAGGATCCTCGTATTCGATGCCAACCACTACGCCAACCTCTTCGACGAAGAGAAGGCGAGAACCATGCGCTCGGCCATGCGCGAGCACGTGAAAGCGGGATTGGAACCGTTCACAGACCATTATGACTTCCATGTACGCTGGACGTACTGGGAGAATTGCCCCATGATAGGCACGCCCAGGCCCGAATGGGACAGAAACATGATGTTCAAGCTCAGATTCGTGGACATCATCGTGGACGACAACCTGTTCCCAGATAAGGACTACGACAGAGGCACATCCGGGCCCATGTTCATGGTCAGAGCGGAGAAACCCAACCCAGACCAGGAGAACGAGTGCATCGTCAACGAGTACTGGAACGGCATCGCAGGAGTGGTCAGCGGCCGCGCTTCGATCATGCTTTCCAACGGAAAAGCACAGACTTGCGCGGAAGAGATCGCCAAACGCATACCGGCCGGATCGAAAGTGCTGGACCTCGGCACCGGATCCGGGAACGTGGCCATTCCTCTGTCGAAGATGGGATACTCCGTAGTCGGAGCCGACAGGGCTTTCGGCATGATAGAGATGGCCGAGATTACCGCCGAAGAATGCGGGGCTCCCGCGGAGTTCGCCGTCGCAGACGCTTACGACCTCCCGTTCGATGACGGAAGCTTCGATGCGGTAGTCATGCGCAACGTCGTCTGGAACCTTTTCAAACCTGGGAAGGCCCTCAAAGAAGCCGCGCGCGTCCTGAAAAAGGGCGGGAAACTGATCATCCTGGACGGCAACTGGCAGGCGAACATTGCGAAATGGAAGGGATCCGGATCCGACCCGGAAATCTTCCCCAACTATAAGAGCCGCGACCTTGGGCTGGGCGCCTACGACGTCATCGAGAAATACTATGCCAAACTCCCGCTGAACTCAGTCAGCAGGCCGGCATGGGATAAGGATGTCTTAGGGCGCTGCATGGCCTTGGAAGAATGCTCTCCATTCGAAGACCCGATGATAACCGACGATCTCAAACCGGTCTTGGGGAAAGGTTTCATATTGGTCTTCAAGAAATAA